The genomic region TCGCAGCCCGGCCAGCGCCTCGGTGAGCGGCGCCTCGAGGAGCGAGGCCATGGCCCTGGCGGCATTGGCGAAGCCGGCGGCATCTCGTACCCCGTTCCGGCGCACCTCGCGGTAGGCCTCGATGATGTCGGCGCCGGAGACGGTGAAGCAGACGGCGGCATCCCCCATCGCCGCCGCCCTCAGGGCCGCCACCCCGTCGCGCTCCGCCAGCGCGGCGCGCTCGAGGTAGTAGTCGGCGGCTCGGCGATTCACCACGCTGGACGAGGCCGCGATCACCACGGCCCGTGTCATGTCCGGATGGTCGAGGGCGAAGCGCTGGGCGATGACCCCGCCCATGGAGAAGCCGATCACGCGGGCGGGGCCCGCGCCGAGCCGATCGAGCAGCGCCCGCAGGTCGGCCGCGAGCTGCTCCACGCTGCCGGCGCCGTCTCCGGTCTCCGACTCGCCGAAGCCGCGCACGTCGCAGGCGATGACGCGGAATCGCGCCCCGAAGTCCTCCAGCTGATGCCGCCAGGCGCTGCGCGTCTCGCCGATGCCGTGCACGAGGAGGGCGGGCTCTCCCGCCCCGGATTCGTCCCAGGCCAGCACGGTTCCGTTGATGTGCTCTCTCATGCCGCCCACGGTAGCACGGAGTGCCCGGGCGGCGAACGTGGGGCGCGAACTTATTTCGCACTCCGCGGCACGGTGACATTCCTCAGAAGGCGGGTGGCGGTTTTGGGCGCTCCGGAAGGGCACGCGTGGCGTCTCCCCTCGGGTTGGCAGGAGGATCTACGGACACTTAGCCACGGCTCTCCGTGGCACGGATGTTGCCCGCCTGAGAGCGTCAGAAGCATGCGTTACCCCATGGAGCGGCAGGCGGCGTTCGCGGGCCAGCGGGTCAAGCAGAAGATCTGTCTGGCGCTCACGCTGTCCTCCGTGATCCCCATGCTGATCCTGACCTATTCGCTCTATGCCCACGTGCTGCCCTTTCTCGACCCGGTCCTGCACTTCCGCGACCTGGTCTGGTTCGAGGCGCTCCTGATCTTCACGGGGCTTCTCATGCTGGCCGGGGGGTTCGTGATCTGGGACCTGGCGACGGCCGTCTCCCACGCCGCCGCGGCGGTGACCGAGGCCGGGCAGGTCGAGGAGATCACGGCGGCGCGGTCGGACGAGATCGGCACGCTGATGGCCTCGTTCACCCGCATGCTCGGAACCATCAAGCAGCAGGCGGCGGAGGTCAGCCAGTACGCCGAGCGCCTCGAGGGAGCCTACCGGGAGCTCGAGCTCACCAGCGCCCGGCTCAAGGAGTTCTCCTTCACGGACGAGGTGACGGGGCTCTACAACCGGCGCTTCTTCTCCGTGCGGCTCGAGGAGGAGGTGTCCCGGTCTCGCCGGTTCCACCACCCCGTCTCGGTGGTGATGCTGGACGTGGACGGGCTCAACGCCATCAACGACGCGCTCGGGCGCGGCGCGGGCGACGAGACGCTCAGGATCGTCGCCGACATCATCACGAGGTACTCGCGAGGCATCAACGTGGTCTGCCGGCACGCGGCGGACACCTTCGCCGTCCTGCTGGTGGAGACCGCCAAGACCGGTGCGGGGCTGTACGCCGAGCGCATCCGCCAGGTGCTGGCCGCCTACCCGTTCGCCCACGGCCGGCGCGTCACGGCGAGCTTCGGCGTCGCCTCGCTGCCCGAAGACGTGGCCCCCTCGGCGGACGAGCTGATCCGGGCGGCCGGCGAGGCGCTCTTCAGGGCGAAGCGGGCCGGCAAGGACCGCATCTGCCTCTACGAGGCCGCACCGGGTTCCCCCGTGGAAGTGGAGGCAACGCGCGCATGAGCGACAACGGACGGCACACCGAGGTTCTGATCGTGGACGACGACCGGCACATCCGCACGGTGCTGCAGGAGGTCTTCCGGGCCAGCGGGTACACCTGCCAGCTGGCCACCAACGGCGAGGAGGCGCTGGCGACCTTCGAAGCCGAGCGGCCGCCGCTCACCGTGACCGACGTGAACATGCCCGTGATGGGGGGGCTCGAGCTCCTCAAGCAGGCGCGGGCCATGGAGCCGGACGCGGCCGTCCTGATGCTCACCGGCGTGGCCGACGTGGAGACCGCCGTCGAGAGCCTCAAGCACGGCGCCTACGACTTCATCCTCAAGCCGGTGGACGTGGACAAGCTCATGGTCGCCGCCGAGCGCGCGCTCGAGCGCCGCCATCTCCTCATCGAGCGCCGCGACTACCAAGCGCTCCTGGAGCGGCGCGTGGGCGAGGCCACGCGGGACCTGGAGGACACCTACCGGAGCACGCTCGAGGCGCTGGGCTCCGCCATCGACACCCGGGATCTGGGCACCCAGGCCCACTCCCGGCGCGTGCGCGGCTACACGCTGACCATCGCGCGCGCCCTCGGCGTGCCGGAGGACGAGCTGGCCGACCTGGAGCACGGGGTGCTGTTGCACGACATCGGCAAGATCGGCATCCCCGACGCCATCCTGCTCAAGCCGGGGCCCCTCACGCCGGCCGAGTGGCAGGTCATGCGATCCCACCCCGAGGTGGGGCGCCAGCTCGTGGAGCAGATCCCCTTCCTCCGCGGGGCGCTGCCCGTGGTCTACCACCACCACGAGCGCTGGGACGGCAGGGGCTACCCGCTGGGGCTCAAGGGCGAGGAGATCC from Candidatus Rokuibacteriota bacterium harbors:
- a CDS encoding alpha/beta fold hydrolase, producing MREHINGTVLAWDESGAGEPALLVHGIGETRSAWRHQLEDFGARFRVIACDVRGFGESETGDGAGSVEQLAADLRALLDRLGAGPARVIGFSMGGVIAQRFALDHPDMTRAVVIAASSSVVNRRAADYYLERAALAERDGVAALRAAAMGDAAVCFTVSGADIIEAYREVRRNGVRDAAGFANAARAMASLLEAPLTEALAGLRAPALVITGERDIFCPPKASEIIHARIRGSLLRIVPAVGHCLHWEDPATFNRTVLDFLASA
- a CDS encoding GGDEF domain-containing protein, producing the protein MRYPMERQAAFAGQRVKQKICLALTLSSVIPMLILTYSLYAHVLPFLDPVLHFRDLVWFEALLIFTGLLMLAGGFVIWDLATAVSHAAAAVTEAGQVEEITAARSDEIGTLMASFTRMLGTIKQQAAEVSQYAERLEGAYRELELTSARLKEFSFTDEVTGLYNRRFFSVRLEEEVSRSRRFHHPVSVVMLDVDGLNAINDALGRGAGDETLRIVADIITRYSRGINVVCRHAADTFAVLLVETAKTGAGLYAERIRQVLAAYPFAHGRRVTASFGVASLPEDVAPSADELIRAAGEALFRAKRAGKDRICLYEAAPGSPVEVEATRA
- a CDS encoding response regulator yields the protein MSDNGRHTEVLIVDDDRHIRTVLQEVFRASGYTCQLATNGEEALATFEAERPPLTVTDVNMPVMGGLELLKQARAMEPDAAVLMLTGVADVETAVESLKHGAYDFILKPVDVDKLMVAAERALERRHLLIERRDYQALLERRVGEATRDLEDTYRSTLEALGSAIDTRDLGTQAHSRRVRGYTLTIARALGVPEDELADLEHGVLLHDIGKIGIPDAILLKPGPLTPAEWQVMRSHPEVGRQLVEQIPFLRGALPVVYHHHERWDGRGYPLGLKGEEIPRGARIFAVADALDAMTFDRPYSRAIPLEAARAEIQRSAGTQFDPAVVATFVVLPLEIFEEIRRTSLA